tcctttcttcctgtatttgctctttgttttttttcaggatGTGTTGTTTCTCCTCTTCTATCATCCTCTCGGCCTCTTGAAATAACTTGTTGGTTCTTTCCTCACTCATCTCCtcattctccctctccttctccccctTGCTCTcttttgtctccctctctctctcagcctggAGTTTCTCTTTAATTTCCTTCaattctttttcatatttttcctgAAGTTTACTttcaattttctttctttcttcctgattttgctcttccttttctttcaggATGCGTTGTTTCTCCTCTTTGATTGCCCTCTCGGCCTCTTGGAACATCTCGTTGGTGTAGTGGTGTCCTCCGTTCCTCTGGACTACATCTCTGATCTTCTGGAGGAGCTCAGTGACCTGAGAGCGATCCTCCTTCTTCCTGTTGTTGAAGACATGGTACTGGCCGTTACATCTGGCTACGAGTTGTTGAAGCTCTGAGCTTTCATTCAAGAAGTCCTTGATAGTTGTGTCTTCAGTAAGGTCACCACCAGTGAAGAGAACCATGCTGTATCTGTCTGCAGCCTGGCCAAAGATTTCTTGAATcttctccactgtcttcatTTCCTCTCCAGTGAATCTGCCCAGTCTGATGACCACCAGGAACACATGGGGTCCAGGAGCAGCAAAAGAGATGCACTGGCCCACATCTTTAGTTGTTTTATCCATGTCAAACCTGGTGTCAAACAGACCCGGGGTGTCAATGACAGCAACCTGTTGCCCACCCACCACAGCTGTGCCCTTAGCACAGTCTACAGTCATAGACTTTGCACTGAACTTTGACACAAAGCACTTTTGTCCCAGGATGTTGTTTCCAGTGGCACTCTTCCCAGTTCCAGTCTTCCCCACCATCActatcctcacctcctcctcatttGTTATGGTGTTTCCTGTGTAGAACAATGAGTGAC
Above is a window of Micropterus dolomieu isolate WLL.071019.BEF.003 ecotype Adirondacks unplaced genomic scaffold, ASM2129224v1 contig_13086, whole genome shotgun sequence DNA encoding:
- the LOC123966293 gene encoding GTPase IMAP family member 4-like, yielding ICVHCHSLFYTGNTITNEEEVRIVMVGKTGTGKSATGNNILGQKCFVSKFSAKSMTVDCAKGTAVVGGQQVAVIDTPGLFDTRFDMDKTTKDVGQCISFAAPGPHVFLVVIRLGRFTGEEMKTVEKIQEIFGQAADRYSMVLFTGGDLTEDTTIKDFLNESSELQQLVARCNGQYHVFNNRKKEDRSQVTELLQKIRDVVQRNGGHHYTNEMFQEAERAIKEEKQRILKEKEEQNQEERKKIESKLQEKYEKELKEIKEKLQAERERETKESKGEKERENEEMSEERTNKLFQEAERMIEEEKQHILKKNKEQIQEERKKLEREIEEKHEKEMKEINEKLQAERERERKKEKEEMTEERTNKMLQEAMRIMEEEKQRILKENKEQIQEEIEKLERNIEEKYEK